The genomic interval TGATGTCTGCCTCCGCCTGGTTAAAGCGGTCGAAGATGGCAGGCAGCTTGTCGGGGGAGATCCCTATACCGGTGTCGCTGACGTTAAATAACAACCTTACCCCGCTTTCTGCGGCTACCTGGCTCACCTTCACCTGCACTTTTCCCTGGTGGGTGAATTTGATGGCGTTATTCACGAGATTGACGAGCACCTGCGTGAGGCGCATCACGTCTCCGTACAGGATGTCGGGTACATGGGCGTCGATGCTGAAGGATAATTCCAGTTTCTTTTCCAGGGCTTTGGGTTGGAACATCAGTTCCATAGAATGCAGCATACCGCGTAAACTGAAGGACACGGGCTCCAGCCGCATCATACCGGATTCTATCTTGGAAATATCGAGTATATCGTTGATGATCTCCAGCAGGTTCTCGCCGGCATGCTGTATGGCAGTGACGTATTCCCTGGACTTTTCATTCATCGGCTGTTGCTGCAGCAGGTGCGTGAAGCCAAGTACAGCGTTCATGGGCGTCCTTATTTCATGGCTCATATTAGCCAGGAACTGGTCTTTGACTACGGTCAGCTTTTTTTCCTGCTGTCGCGATTTATCGAGCGCCTCGATCAGGTGTTCCTGTTTATAGATCCTGCTGGTAATATATAAAAATGACAAGAGGCTGGAAAGGCAGGCAAAGAACAGCATGATCGTTCCCCAGTTCAGGGCTTTTTGTCCGCTGGTATCGATCATGTGCGTTGTATGATTCACTTCTGTCTGCCTGGTGCTGTCGAGGGCATGAAGGATCACATTGATGGCGTCGCCCAGGCGTTTTCCCTTCTGTGCATTGATTATTTTCTCTGCGGGCCATTTCCCTTTCGTATAAAACGTGTCGAGTATGGCGATGTTCAGCTGGTTCTTTTCTTCTACGAGATAGTTCAGCTGGGTCAGTAATTTTTCTGTGCTGTCGTTGCTTACGAGCTTATTAATTTCACGCAGGTCGGCTTTGATAAGGGCTACTTCGGCTTCTATACCGGTGATATTCAATGTATCCTGGGAGATCACTGCACCCCGTACTTTACTATCGGTTTTGGCTATACTGGTTTGTAATTTTTGCAGTTCATTTTTGACGTTCAGTTCGTCGAGGAGTTTCTCATTGCCGGAAATGAGTTTCCGGATGTTCTGAGCTGAGTTGAATTGCAGCACGATGAATAGTACCAGTCCCAGTATGAACAGGCCTAGCAGGTAATATTTGATCAGCTTCGGCTGCATTTTTTCAGTGAGTATTTGTATTAAAATTACGAATGAATTTCGTTATGTTTATGATGGTTGTGATTTTGTTCGTATCTGAGGAAGCTGCAGCTTTTTCCGGCTTTAGGTCAATTCCCGGTTCTCATGAAAGAGAATGAAGGCCATCACAATCAGCCCCGATGAACCCCGCTGCCACTTATTGATATTGAACTGTGATCTTGCCTGGTACCCCACTATCTCTGCACTGCTCTGGCCCCTCACTGTATTTTCTCCCGGCAATACGAATGACGAATCACGAATACTATTTATTCGTCACCCGTCATTCATTGTTGTAAAACCCAAATCTTATTTAAGACAAGCCGGTCGTCCACATGCTCTTCATCGCTCTTATGCCTTTCATGCGTTCAATTGGTTCCTGCTGTTTGTGTTCTGTCCGTTTTGTACTTGCTTGTTTGTTTTCGATACCTTCAGAACCGCCTGAACTACATGAGCTGTTGATCCTGCTGCTTACTTAGCAGCTTTCTTCGCGTGATGTTTCTTGTGAGCTTTGTGAGCGTGCGTTGTGGTCGCTGCTTTAGGTTTTTCCTGTTGTTTTGCGTTAACAGTTGTAGTTTTAGCAGTTGCTGCTTTAGCTGTATGTACAGGAGCAGCAGCGAAAGTGGCGGTACCTGCGAAGATCAGGGCAGCAGCCATCAGAGTTCCTAGCTTTTTCATGATTTCTTATTTTTATTTGATGATTGATTTGTTTAACTATTCTGTTCAATTACTTTTTTATTCTTCCAGTTGATTGTTCAACTGTTTCATTGTTTTGTTGACTCAAAGATACAGGGCATGTGAAAGGCAAAAGAGGAGAAATGGTTTAACAGGCACGAGTCGTCGTTGGAAGGGGAACAACTGTCGTTGGGATATATTATATTTGTTCGCCACCGCCATAGACAGACATTAAATGTCAACCAAAATAAACCCTCATTTTGCATGAATTCAAAGAAGATCACTTCCGGTATTGCCCTCGTTTTGATGCTGCAAGGCGCTTATGCCCAGCAGAAACTGAGTGGTTTCAACGGTGAGCATGTTCAGCAACAGCAACAGCTCGAGGCCAATTTCGACAAGGAGCTGAGTGCGGCTGCTATCGGGAATAATATTAAGACGCTGTCGGCACAGCAACACTATCTCGGTATGCCGCGGGATAAGTGGGTAGCAGAAAACATTTTACAGCAGTTTAAAAGCTACGGCTGGGACGCCAGGATAGAGACCTACCAGGTGCTTTTCCCTACTCCGAAGACCAGGGTACTGGAAGCCAGCCATCCCGAGAACTATAAGGCGGTGCTCAAAGAGCCGGCTCTGAAGGAGGATCCCAGTACGGGCCAGCCGGATGAACTGGCTACCTATAATGCCTGGAGCGCTGATGGCGATGTAACAGGCGAGCTGGTATTCGTGAATTATGGTCTGCCAGAGGATTATGAGTACCTGGAAAGGCTGGGCATCAGCGTGCAGGGTAAGATCGTGATCGCGAAATATGGCCGTTCCTGGAGGGGTATTAA from Chitinophaga filiformis carries:
- a CDS encoding ATP-binding protein, yielding MQPKLIKYYLLGLFILGLVLFIVLQFNSAQNIRKLISGNEKLLDELNVKNELQKLQTSIAKTDSKVRGAVISQDTLNITGIEAEVALIKADLREINKLVSNDSTEKLLTQLNYLVEEKNQLNIAILDTFYTKGKWPAEKIINAQKGKRLGDAINVILHALDSTRQTEVNHTTHMIDTSGQKALNWGTIMLFFACLSSLLSFLYITSRIYKQEHLIEALDKSRQQEKKLTVVKDQFLANMSHEIRTPMNAVLGFTHLLQQQPMNEKSREYVTAIQHAGENLLEIINDILDISKIESGMMRLEPVSFSLRGMLHSMELMFQPKALEKKLELSFSIDAHVPDILYGDVMRLTQVLVNLVNNAIKFTHQGKVQVKVSQVAAESGVRLLFNVSDTGIGISPDKLPAIFDRFNQAEADITRKFGGTGLGLTIVRQLVELQHGSIGVESEPGKGSTFKVELPYTLGELLPDSGENYTYSQDNFALPQQPDIRLLVAEDNKMNQNLLKHLLGNRQLHYQLVNNGQEAVSALSKQHFDLVLMDLQMPEMDGYTATRKIREELQSNIPIIAMTAHAMSGEREKCLQAGMNEYLSKPIREGELYRMIQVFTGKSSTPELYARHNGHSAFHNGNSNGHATEQETPLIQLEYLHQLSMGDKTFEQNMLQQFVTQLPEDLSLLKKAIDEGSVTAIRSTAHNIKTTISFIGLETTLYPLLETLEGLDNTYDAAFVTGQYNTLKTLCIKALEETLRLLL